Part of the Notamacropus eugenii isolate mMacEug1 chromosome 5, mMacEug1.pri_v2, whole genome shotgun sequence genome is shown below.
ggggagggacaggatcaaaagagagaatagaagcaatggggggcaggataggatggagggaaatatagttagtcttacacaacatgactattatggaagtcatttgcaaaactacacagatatggcctatattgaattgcttgccttcccaaagggaatgggtggggagggagggatgaagagaagttggaactcaaagttttaggaacagctgtcgagtgctgttcttgctactaggaaataagaaatacaggcaatgtggtatagaatgttatctggccctacaggacaaaagagaagataggtacaagggaagggagggatgataaaagagagggcagattggtaataggggcaattagaatgctcggtgttttggggtggggggaggggacaaatggggagaaaatttggaacccaaaattttgtgaaaatgaattaaaagttaaattaattaattaattaaaaaaagaaaaagaaataatagaacaaaatcaaaagaacagaaaattagaatatgtgaaatatctcattggaacaacaactgagctggaaaaaagACCAAGGCTAGATTGTTTAAGAATTATAgaactatctgaaagctatgatcaatgaaagagcctagacatcatatttcgaaaaattatcaaagaaagctgCTCAGACATTTTAGacccaaagggtaaaataaaaatagagatctcaaaatgaaaactcccaggaataatatagccaaattccagagctcccaggtcaaggaggaaatactgcaagcatccagaaagaaacaaatcaaatataATGGTGTAACATTAGTGGCTTCCATGGTAAAGGaatagagggcttggaatatgatactctggaagacaaaggaagtagcattacaaccaagaataatctactcAGTAAAACTATATAAtcctttggaggaaaaaaatggatatttaataaaataaaggagtttcaagcattcctaatgaaatgaccagagttgaatagaaatctgacattcaaacacaagactcaagagaagcatgaaaaggtaaacatgaaagagtaatcataagagactcaataaagttaaactttttatattcctaaggggaagatgatacatgtaactcctaagaatattatcattattaaaacaGTTAAAAAGAGTTTACCTAGACAAAAGGGCATGGATGTGAGATGTTGAAATGATCTtcagaaaaatgaaggggtgagaaaggaatatactaggagaagGGATAAAGAAGAGGTAGGatggggaaatttttcttacataaaagaggagCTCAAGGAAGGAACTTTGTGGAAGGAGAAATAGGAGGTGGGAGTGGCATCAGGTAGTGTTTGAACCTcactcatcagaattggttcacagagggaggaatatatttaCACACTCATCTGTGAATAGAAATGTAACttattgtattgataatgcattttttgtcttagtataatcaagtgcctctgattgaataatgtgattaaagaagatcttccccacctattaatggacctgggaagatttgtaggaaggcctacaccttttgttaatgaggcaatgattctcaagggttgtgatgcctctggctctaaaaaaggtataaagactctgaagtgagattttactttggggcttactgattgaaagtgtttctttggcctgatgagactctgggcagctgctaaggggcccccaggctttgaaaacccagatgttgatgcttctctctctggtgactATGTATGTGTGATCAGACAGTTATCTGCCtcttgatttgtgatgtatgtattgcttatgtcagacagctggaagcactgtctgttaattttgatttctttgtattttctctgaagttcagggtgctgacttttacCCCTGAACAAAGTGATACATTTGCTTGATTAAattgattgttgacccctcaagttgcctttctttctagaaaagcagatgaaagaacttgtgatagcaggccctcctgtatgtcagagtgcttgcttttacactCACCTAATAGGGAAGTAAAGGGGATGAGAAAAAGGGGCAGCGATGATAAAAGTGAGGGCAGATTAAGGaaggcaatggtcagaagcaaaacagacttttgagggggaacaggataaaaagagaagaaacaaaagaaaacgaggtaaaggaaaatacatagtaatcataactgtgaatgtgagtggaGAGAGCTCACTCataaaaacagaagcagatggcagaatggattagaaaccaaaattTACAGGagatacacttgaaacagaaatacACAtccagagttaaaataaaaggctggagcagaatctaatatgcttcagctgaactaAAAAAGATAGGAGTAgtgatcatgatctcagacaaagcaaaagcaaaaactgaCCTAATTAACAGCaataatcaggaaaactacattcTGTTCAAAGACATCATAGACAATGATGTAGtatcaaaaatttttacagtGTTTCTCtggaaaaggtctcatttctcaaatagataTCGAGTcaaattgagtcaaatgtataaaaatacgaactgttccccaattgataaatggtcaaaggatacaaccaagcagttttcagaagaagaaatcaaagctatcaatactCAAAAGGTCCgatatcacttttgattagaaatgccaattaaaacaactcttaggtaccacatcacacctctcagaaaTGACAAGTGCTAGAGGGGgtgaggaaaaaatagatatacTAACGAACTGTTGTTGGactagtgaactggtccaaccattctggagttcAATTTGAAACTATCCTCAAggggctataaaactttgcataccctttaacccagtaataccactactaggtctgtttcccaaagagatcaaaggaaaaggacctacgtgtacaaaaatctttatagcagctcttttgtggtagcaaagaattggaaatttagaggATGCATATCAAATGGGGAAAGGCTGAAAAAAGtcatggcatatgattgtgatggagtactattgtgctttaCAAAATGATAAggaggtgatttcagaaaaacatggcaagaactatatgaacttaTGCAACATGAAATGAGAACTGAGAGATGATTGTGCAAGGTAGCAAGGTTATAATGATCATGAACTGTGAAAGtcttagttactctgatcaatacaatgatccaagataattccaaggaactcatgatgaaaaatgctatccacatccagaaagactacctgatgaactctgggtgcaaactgaagtataattttctcactttctttatttttcttgctttttaaaaaaatatggctaatatggaaatgtgttttacatgattttacatatgtaattGATATTTTGCTTGCATTTCAATGGGTCGGGtagggatggaagggagggaaagaacttggaacccaaaatttaaaaagaaaatcatgtttAAGATAAATAGTaagttaaaatgttaaattttaaaaataaagaacttaCTAATCTTCCCAAAAGGTAAATGTAACCTCCTAAATACTGGTAAGTGGGGAGGAgtaatttatttgtataattctgTATGACAACAATGATATTACATTCCTTCCAATTTTATGTGTTAAGCATACATGGCAAGTAATTAGTACTAGCTTTTGACATTTTCATTGGTTTCCTATCTTTCAAATAGGAGTTTTTCAGTGatcaagtagaagaaaaatttgtgAGCATTGTTTTTCAGCTACATAgaaattttcttggcaatttttttttcagactttgaAGATATTGCCCCAAAATGGGATTCTCTCTTAGTAAATCTGCCACTCAAGTATCTCCTATACACAGTGATTCAAAAGTGGAGGATCATTTAATCCGAAGGACTGAGAAAACCAGGTTAAAACCAGTGACTCAGTTATTTCAGAATACCAGAAAAATAAGGTTAGAAGATACAATTCAAGCAGAAAACTTTACAGCCAatgaagacactggcacagaatcTCATTCAGGAAAAGAACTAAGTCCTGTGACATATGTTAAAGAGAGAGACGGACTAGAAATGATAGATGTGGAATGAGGCTATTTCTACATTATTAACAAACAAACCCCTTTGGTTAACTGGTGAGTCAAACTGCTTGATTTTATTTGATAATCTTGAAAAAATGGAGTTTTACTACTTCTCATTTGCTATTTTGACACAAtgtactgtttctttttttaataacaaaaagGTAACTAAAAGCCTCTTTGAAGAAAAAGCCTTCCACTAGTCAAAGCAGATAAATCCAGTCCAGTATTCTGCCTTTGTAAAATACTGGGATTTTTGAAATAATGGTGTTTAAATGCATAAGACTAGCTTGATCTTAATATCTATTATTTTAGCATCTAGTAGACTCTGTCTCCTTCTTGACTCCTATTATGAAAATGTTACTTTGTAGAATTTTTGATAATTTATAAAAAGGTTAGTTAATGATCTGTTTTATCTGTTACCAAAAAATACTTTAGAGTTTCTGAGTAGCAAAACACCTACCTTGGCAAATACATTTGATTGATTAAGAAGTATAATCAGCTTTCAGTGTTTTACACAATTTCAAGTATATGTGTTGCCCAGGTACCATTTCCTATTTGAGCCCATGAacattgaaattattttattttagtttcctTACCATTCTCCAATATTTGAGGATAACAGTAAAGAAAACTAACAGACTTCCCAAAATGGGAAATTTGTACAAATGACTTGTAACCTTTGGAACCCTTTAATTACATCTTCTCTTGAAGGTGATTTTTCCATGTTTAATttattgaacttttttttaagtaatacACTGACAagtattaaaatgttaaatttttaccTTGTAACTACTGGCATTTCGTACCATCACTATGTGGTGCTTAGATACAGGAAACAATTTCAGgtgtaaaatgaaacaaaaagcctttttatttttttatactagTCAGTTGCTGTTCTTCACAGTGCAGTAGCTTAGCCACAGGACTATTGGCTCAAGTAATATTAGGTCAAACCAGAACAATTTgtctcaaagagaaaatactttattgatatttattttccttatttttgtatatattataacGTACCAGTAAGTGCTTCAAATGCCTAGTTAAATAGTCTGCATCTGTACAATAAAAATAAGTCATTAGCGTTTGCTTGtggggttaaaaaaaattaatgctcaCAAATATGAAAAGTTAAACCATAAAGGAAATGGGTAAGTGAGGCATAATCAGTGGTTTTAGGCTAGTTATTAAATTTAAGAGAGTGTTAAAATAATCATGCTAAAAATAACACAAGCTAGCAATTAGATACTTTGTAGATTCTCAAGAataattctaaacaaaactcCAGTGGTAAACTGTAACTAAGAAAATGGCATAACTTTATCAAGAAATTTTTAGCCATCATGAGTTCATTGAAATGTAATTTTGAAAGTACTGTTTATTTTAGGAAGGGAGAGACTactagaatcataggatttatgGAAGGTCCCTTAGAGATAAGCAAAGTCCATCCTCCTTAGgtaatggatgaggaaaccaagattcaGCAAGTAGAAATGACTTGTCTATTTAAGTGAACAGACAGTGATTTAAGTCCAGAACTAAATTGGAGGAAGAGAGTGGGCTGTAGTGTCACAATGCTCTTTTAATCACCTCAGACTTCTTACTGTCATTATTCTACCAATGGTGTATGACTGCAAGTTGTAGAATACTATAGTctccaaagaattttaaaaaatgagaacaattgAGAGGCATGTGGTTGGTATGAGTAGACAAAACCAcctaacaaagagttaaaaaaatttaaaatagtcaAAGGAGTGAAACAAAGGACAAAGCAAGAGAGCCTGTTGTGTAAGTGGCTGAGAAGGAAAATATCACATCagagaactaggatttgaataaTAGGATTTATTCACCCTATCACCATAAGAAGCTGGAATATGATTTCCCACATGAACACTCCACTGGGCTAGAGCCAGTGGAGATGGCCTGAGAAACTGCACTTGTTCTCAAGGTTGGACTTGAGATGGGGCATCCAAATGACAGAAAGTGTATGATTTTCTCCATTGCAACAATCATAGGAAAGATGGAGGGAACAAAAGGTTTGACTCGTTAAATAAAATTTACATCCTTTTTATGTAATAACAATAGTAAAGGTAAGGATGGAAAAGAGGAATTCTTTGATTATGGATATAAATATTGAATGAGCAAGGAGTCCTGGACATAGTGGGTAATCTTAAGTGTCATTCCTATTATCCAGGAAatgtgggaaagagaaagagcaaacattaaaaaagaaaaaaactacagaACTGATTCAATTTAGAAATTGGATCATCACAGGGCATGTGTTGGGATGCTTATAAGGAACGAGTGGAAATTTTAAGCACACACAGAAAACTAGAGTTAACTAAATTAATAGAGAAACTGAAGTTTATGTGTCAGAGTTGTGGGGATGTATCAGCAAATCCTGAATTGGATTACCATACTACATTGacttgtgacttgtccaagatcagcAGTCAAGACTCAGACGGGGTCTTCAGATTCTAAATCAGTGCTTTTATACATTAAATCAAGCTGTTAGGTTATAAACTACTTGATAGGAGAGTTAGTGTTACATCTAACTTTCCCTATATTTAATACAATGCTTttcatattaagcacttaatatttaaTTTGATTGAATAAAACACCTGCATTCCTATGCTAAGAATAGTTAGAAAGATAGAATACAGATCTTGTTCTGAAGTTTATAATATAGGAGAGTGGATAGATATAATTGTGTGTATCATACATATACTGTACATCatgtttattttataaaaataaacttttcttaCAAAGGAGAGATCTATTTTCAAAGGGACAAACCATTCCTTTGTGCTTGGTAGGAAGGGAAGAGGTAAGAGGTTAGTGAAGGATCCTGAGAAGTAGTATCTGAATTGGGCCTGGGAGCTGATATTTAGGGTCACCAAGCATCTTGTTGAATcacttccaggcatggggaagtGGCATGAGGAAAGGTATAAAGCAAGAGACGGCATAATTAGAATGGGGGAGGCGGGGGAGGTTGTACACATTTTGGCTAGAAAATGAGaacaggttggagccagattcTGGAGGATTTTGATTTCAGGCTCAGGAGATTAAGATAATGAAAAGCCATTAGATGTTTTGAGTACAAAAGAGCTCTATGAAATCAGAAAGGTGCATTAGGAAAATTCCTGGCTTGCTAAAGATAGGTAGAGGTAGTATGTGGTAATAAAGATGAATTAGAAAGACTAATTAAGAGGCTATTAAATAGTCAAGGTAAAAGGAACTGAGGTGTAGGGTATTTGCCTCAGTTATAGAAAGGAATGGATTGAAGATATATTGCCAAGGAAGAATTAACAGGGTTTGGCAACTCATTAGATATGAATGAGTCACAAATAATTTTAAGGTTCTGAACCTATGTGGCTGTACAGATGATGACACagtcagccaacatttattaagtgcctactgtgtgtcaagcactgtgttaagctatCAACAGAAAAATTCTGGAGAAGGCTAGTCCTTGCATGAAGAGAAGCCAATTTGGAACACATTAAACTGAATATAGCTAGCAGACAATTGGAAATATGAGACTATATCTCTTGCAGAGAGACTGGATTTGAGAGTCAGTGAATCGATGTGATCATTAAAACCATGGGATTAGATGAGAATGAGTATAGAAAGAGCAGAAAATAAGATCTACTATACTTAGAGGGTTTATTCCATTTAGGGGATGGGAAGTAGGAAGTTCAGTGGTTAGATAAGCCAAGGGGAAGAGCAGGGGTCCTGAAGAGTAATGAATGGTACACCGAGctcaaaaaataacaacaaaaaagtcattggatttaATAAGGATGGCATTAGAGACCTTGGAGAGTTAACTATTTCAGTTGCTTATTGGGTATACCTATCAACATTCTGGAGAGTTGAATAAGAATGGAGTGGAGCCAAGAAAAAGAGACTTAAGAATTTAATcgtgaaggggaaggaaaaggtaatgaatgaataaagaagcATTAAGAGCTTAAAGTATTATGCTAAATCATAggtatacaaaaagaaaaacaaggtagTCTCCACCTTCTGGGAGCTCCCTTTCTAACTGGTGGAACCCAGCTGCAAATTAGATGGAATTGTCACGTGATGTTTAGGGcacagtggcaaagcagatggtatgcattttctttaatgttaattttccactgataaaaccatATCTACTTCTGTtactgaaccatttgacagtgccaagcacctccattttctgatctTCAGTatctggagcagctaggtggcaaagtggatagagcactgggcatagaatcaggaagacacatttgaagttcaaatctggcctcagacgcttactagatgtgtgaccttgggcaagtcacttaaccctggtgcctcagttcctcatctgtaaaatgagtggagaaggaaatggcaaactactccagtatatttgccaagaaaaccccaaatagactcacaagtcagtcatgactgaaaaactacttaATAGCAAAAAAGCCTGGAGTTGCCTGCAGTTGCCATGTTGCATCTCTCAGAGGCTGATTCCCTGGCTGGTAGTTTTGAATCTTGGGCTGAAATGAAGGTCAATAATCCGAGGAATGCTACTATTCCTGGagttcttgggctcaaagatcccAAGCCAACTCCATCCAGGTCTGAGGGGAAGGTTTGGCGGTGGTTTGCCTTGCTTCCTATTGCCTATCTTTCACGATGCCTTGCTGCCTGCCATGTGGATGACAATTGGTAATTTTAGGGACAAAGGAGAAGATATTTTTTAGAATAGGGGAAAACCTCCATAGATTTAGGGGAAGAGGCCAGTCAAGCTCCTTTGGTATGGCTTTCTCCACTGGAATCATCTGAGAGATGACTGATGAAACCAAATAAGTGTGAGAGGGACAGATGGGAACGGGAAGAGCCTACCTCCTTCTCTGAGGCTGCCGGATTAGGGAGGTAACTGAGAAGGGCAGGACTGACAAGAGCGTTCTTCCTCCCGTGTATGCTAGCTGGGGAACCTGGCCTGAGGTCTGTCACAGCCGCGAGCTGGCAGGGCCCAAAGTAATTTTACcctgtaattttcatttttcctagaAAAGCAATGTACAGGAGAGACCCTAAAATGCCAGGGGCTAGAAACCGTTTGGGGCTGGGGCTCTCTGCACTAACCAATCACCGGGCCTATTACAACTGCAGACTTGCGAGGCCTCCTGCCCGGAGCCGCCTGCCCCCCctcggagtcaggaggacccccCGAAGGCCCGCTGTGGCTGAGGGGGTGCGCAGGGGCTCTCTGCACTAACCAATCACCGGGCCTATTACAACTGCAGACTTGCGAGGCCTCCTGCCCGGAGCCGCCTGCCCCCCctcggagtcaggaggacccccGAAGGCCCGCTGTGGCTGAGGGGGCGCGCAGGGGCTCTCTGTACCGCGTCCCGCGGGATGTTCACATCAGGCTGCCTCATTCCAGCACCCCGGGAGTTGTGAAGCATTTGGGGTCTAACACCCCCTTTGCAGACCGCTGAGGCACCGGCGGACTCCGCAGAAGCGGGTTATTTTAAACGCACGAGCCCTGCGTCGGaccacaaaggaaaccaactctACTGAAAGCTACCGGAATATTGTCCCCGCAGTGCCACACGCCGGACCTTGAATTCCTGCACGACAGAAAGGAGTACTTCAGCCAAGGGCCCGTGGCCCCAGCGGGGCGGCCCCCGGAGCAGCCACAGCCCGAGGCTGGCGAGGCCAAAACCCGTCCTGGGCCTCGGCCGCGGCGTCCCTGTCTACACACAAAAGGGCGCTTCCCAGGCTCGGCCTCGACTACCCAGGAGGCTGGAGGCTGGGGAGACAGCGCCCGCGGGCCTTTCTTGACAGGGAGGGCGGGACCTCCGCATCCGGGGAGGCAGGAAAGGCGGGGCCTTCGGGCGCGAGACCGGGGAGGGCGGGGCCGAGCCCGCGTGCGCGTGCGCGTGCGCAGCCGGGAGAAGGCAGAGTCTGCACAATTTCACCGCAGCTGTGGAGCCCACCGTAGCGAACGATCGCCGCCGGAAGTAACAGGTGAGTCAGAACcggaaaaagatttttaaaaatctggataCCGTCTAATCCACTTGGCTAGTCCTGTTCCCCCAGTACCTGGCGCTGGCCGCTGGCACGGGTCGGTCCCGGCCCAGCAGTTCTCCGGCTTCCATGCACCCTTAGGGAAAGTGCGGGGAGGTTCGGGTTCCCTTGGGCTCCGGACCCCAAATCCCCTGGAGGCAGAAATGTGGCTGAGGGGTGCTGAGGCCGCAAGCCCTTTGAGCGAAgggatttcttttttacttctggCTCTGGATGCCCAGGCCCGGTCCCCGGCACAGTTCAGACCCTTTCTTAAGAGCTGCTTGATTGGTGAGGGGCGGGGCGCTCCCCCTGGACGCGGGGGACCTCGTGGCCTGCCCCGGACTAAGGAGGCCGGGAGAGTCCTGGCGGACTTCAAAGGTGGTAACCACCCTCACTCGTTACAGGCTTAATTGCTGGAATGTCAGTTCTGAGGCTCGAGGTTGTGATTGGCCACAGCCACGCGGTGACCCTCTGACCCCGACCCCTTCTGCTACATACGTTAGTATGCTGTCGTTTACCTAGTTTTCAAATTTTTGCTTTCTAAGGTGAAAATTACTTGAAGTTGCGCAAAAAGCCTCCTTTATGGTTTTGTTATGTATTAAATTGGAGGCTGAATGGCTCATTTGAAATTGTAGTTCAAGTTTCATCACAACCAACAGTATCAACATCTTGCCACCCAGCCGTTCCTCAGCACTATTAATAAGGGCAGTGTATAACGTCAGAGGAAAATTTCATTCCTGCACTTCCATGTCATTTCATACAGTTCTAAATGGTTCTCTCTTTACTGTGGTCCACAGGGAAATGCAGATTAATttgattataaagaaaaatacagttaTTACAAAATATGCTGCCAGGAAATAATGTACATCCCAAATTAAATTGTTTTCAAAATGACCATCAGTATGAATAATCAAGGACTCACTGCAGTTGGGTATatgcatttccttttctttgctcaATTTTTTTGAAAGTACCTTGTGATTAATGATTAAGATTAAAACCACACAAAAGAAGTATCTGGGATATTCAGTAAAGTAGATAGTTCCTGCATGACCAAAAATTGACCATAGATTAGTtcaagtttttattttccttacaatttctttaaaaaaaaaaaaagccctaaattctttttattgtgAATTTAATCATGAATATTTTATcacaaagaacaagaaagactTGTCTAAGTACTCAACTTCTGTTACATacagttttcattttaagaaatacCTATATAAAATTTAACGTAGTAACAAAACCACTCTATTTCCtccatttttaaaagcatgttgATCCCATTCTCTATGAAGAATTGCTTCCAGTTACTTTATATCCTCAAGGTCCCAACAGCTGGCTTAAAAAACACAG
Proteins encoded:
- the C5H2orf15 gene encoding uncharacterized protein C2orf15 homolog, with amino-acid sequence MGFSLSKSATQVSPIHSDSKVEDHLIRRTEKTRLKPVTQLFQNTRKIRLEDTIQAENFTANEDTGTESHSGKELSPVTYVKERDGLEMIDVE